A window of Companilactobacillus allii genomic DNA:
GAGACTTTACTTGAAGCAAAAGACGAAATTCATAAGTATCGTGAAGGACAAGAAAACGAGTTGAAAGAACGTCGTCAAGATGTTCAGAAACAAGAAAATCGTGCTCTTGAACGTCAAGATATTCTTGATAGAAAAGACCAATCGCTTGAAAAGCGTGAGGAAAATATCGAGAAGAATGAAAACAATATTACAGCTAGGAAACGTAAACTTGATGATAAGGACAAACAATTGACCGCAACTCTTGAAGAACAAAAGGCGGAATTAACTAGAGTAAGTAATCTTACTAAAGAACAAGGTAGAAAGATTATTCTAGGTGATTTAAATAAAGAGTTGACACATGAACGAGCTACGATGATTAATGATAGTAATGAGCAAGCAAGACAATATTCTGATAAGGAAGCAAAAGCCCTTATCGTTGCTGCTATTCAACGTAGTGCGGCAGATACAGTTTCTGAATCTACCGTTACAACGGTCTCATTACCTAATGAAGACATGAAGGGACGTATTATTGGTCGTGAAGGTAGAAATATCAGAACGATTGAGTCTCTAACAGGAATTGATTTGATTATTGATGATACTCCTGAAGCAGTTGCTCTAAGTGGATATGATCCAATTAGAAGAGAAATTGCTCGTATGGCTTTAGAGAAATTAATTGAGGATGGCCGTATCCATCCAGCTAGAATTGAGGAAATGGTCGATAAAGCTAGAAAAGAAATGGATGATCACATTAGAGAGGTTGGAGAACAGACTATTTATAGTTTGGGAATCAGCTCAATAAATCCTGATCTTATCAAGATTATCGGTCGTATGCAGTATCGTACAAGTTATGGTCAAAATGTTTTGAGTCATTCAATTGAGGTTGCTAAATTATCCGCCATAATGGCAGCCGAGTTGGGTGAAGATGTTATGCTGGCAAAACGAGCAGGGTTATTACACGATATAGGTAAAGCTATTGATCGTGAGGTTGACGGTTCACACGTAGAAATAGGTGTTGATATCGCAACTAAATATAAAGAACCAGAAGTAGTTGTTAATACAATTGCTTCGCATCATGGGGATGTAGAACCAACTTCTTTGATTGCAACCATTGTTGCTGCAGCTGATGCAATTTCAGCCGCTAGACCAGGGGCTAGATCAGAGTCTATGGAAAACTACATTCATCGACTTGAAAAACTGGAAGAAATTGCTAATAAGCATGAGGGTGTTGATCATTGTTATGCTATTCAAGCAGGTCATGAAATTCGTGTTATGGTTAAACCTGAGCAGATTTCAGATGATCAAGCAGCAATTCTTTCTAGAGATATAAAGAATGAAATTGAAGAGAATCTTGAGTATCCAGGTCACATTAAGGTTACAGTGGTACGTGAGGTTAGAAAAGTTGAATTAGCCAAGTAGTATTGGCTAATCAAATAGGGGGACTGTACTCATATTGAGCGCGGTCTTTTTTTAATTTAGTTTTGGTATTGTAACCAATTATTGTATAATTGAAATATTATGAGAAAGTGAGTTTCGGGGGTAATCCGTGTATGTTTAATGTAATAGTGTATCTGTTTTTGACAATGATATTGTCTGCCATAATAACTCCGTTTGTAATTAAACTTGCTTACATTTTGGGTGCCGTAGATAATCCAAATGCTCGTCGTGTAAATAAAAAGCCAATGCCTACTATGGGTGGGCTGGCTATTTTTATTGCCTTTACATTTTCGACCTTTGTATTGTTGCGAAATCAAATTCCTAGCCATGAACTATTCAGTGTCTTCTTGGCAGAATGTATTATTATTTTGACAGGAATTATTGATGATATTAGAGAATTATCGCCAAAAGCAAAAATGGCCGGAATATTCGCTGCAGCACTGGTGATTTATTTCTTAGCCGGAATCAGAATGAATGAAGTCGTAATACCTATATTTGGAACCTTTCAACTTGGCTGGTGGAGTTTCCCAGTTACGATCATTTGGATATTAGCTATAACTAATGCAGTTAATTTGATTGATGGACTTGATGGCCTTGCAACAGGTGTTTCAATAATCGCCTTGTTCACCATGGGAGTTGTTGGATATTTCTTTTTGAATATAACTAATGTCTATGTATCAATTTGGATTTTTGCTTTAGTGGCAGCCTTACTAGGATTCTTACCACATAACTTCCATCCGGCCAGTATCTTCTTAGGTGATACTGGGGCGTTGTTTATAGGATTCATGATGGCAGTATTTTCATTAAAGGGTTTGAAGAATGTGACCTTTATTACCATGTTGATTCCAGTAATTATCATGGGAGTTCCAATAACAGACACTGTATATGCAATGTTGAGAAGATTCTTGAATAAGAAACCAATCACTCAAGCTGATAAACATCATTTACATCATAGATTAATGCAATTAGGATTATCACATAGACAAACCGTTCTGGTTATTTATGGATTGTCATTGATATTTGCATTCATCTCATTGCTTTACCCACTATCAAGTTTGTGGGGCAGTGTTCTTTTGACAATTGGTGTATTACTTGGTTTGGAACTGTTCGTTGAATCCATAGGCCTTCTTGGCGATAACCGACAGCCATTGTTAAGAACGATTCAGAAGTTTGTTAAACGATTAGAAAAGAAAGATTGATTCACGAAGTTGTACAAAACACGTTCAGTTTTCGAATATGGTACAAAAAAGAAGCCGGTATTTACGCAAGTAAATGTCGACTTCTTTTTGGTTGATGGAGAAAATTGTGTTTTGGCACGTGTTTTTATTACAAATTTGAGTGAGAGAGTTTTAAATAGACACTTGTTTATAAGTTTGCTCGATCTCATTAAATACTATTTGATTTTGAAATTGGTTAGTAATATCTTGAATTATTTCTTGATGCTTTGCCAGATCTAGATATACATTGCAAGTGACATCAGTAGAGAAGGTCTTATTTTCTAGAATGATCTGCTCATTTTTGGCATAGTTTTCAAACTTGTCGTATAGGTGATAAGGAATGGTCAATTCATATCCTTGCTGTAAACGATTTTCAACTAGGCCAATTTCTTTAATGGCATCGGATGTAGTGGATGAGTAGGCACGAATTAGTCCTCCAGCACCTAATTTTATGCCACCAAAATATCTAGTTACGACTGCAGTAACGTTTTTTAAGTCGTTTTGTTGTAAGACATTCAGGATTGGGGAACCCGCAGTCCCACTAGGTTCTCCATCATCTGACATGCGTTCTATTTCAACGTTTTCAAGAACTATAAAGGCCGTGCAATTATGTGTAGCACCAGATTCTTGCTTTTGGATTTTTGAAATAAATTGTTTGGCTTCATCTTCAGAAAAAGTTTGAGCAATGTGTGCAATGAAACGAGACTTTTTTATATCTTTTTCAAACGCTCCTGTTTGAGCAATTGTTTTATAATTTTGCAAATTTGTTATTCCTTTCGTAATTTAATTTATGAATAATTTAAATGAATATTTAGGTGGTCGTATTTTTAATACGACGGAATTGAATGATGAACAGATAGAATTATTGCTTAGTATCGGTGGCAAAAAAATAAATGCTATAGAGAATAATGTTTGCCAGAGATGCTTAATGATGGTGAAAAATAATTCAAAACTTATTTATTGTCGAAGTTGTATCAACCTCGGCAGAATCAGTGAGCGTGACCAATTGATAATTTCACCAGCAGAAGCACTATTTAGCGATAGGAGTCCATCTTTACAGTGGTCCGGTGAATTAACCATTATGCAGAAAAAAGCTTCTGAGGAGCTTATTATGGCATATAATACGGGAGTTAATCACTTAGTTTGGGCGGTTACTGGTGCCGGTAAGACTGAAATGACGTATCCATTGATCGAACGTATTATTTCTGATGGTAAACGTGTGGCTTTTTGTTCTCCTAGAGTTGATGTTTGTATTGAACTATTCCCTAGAATTCAAGCAGCCTTCCCACAAGTTAGTATTGGATTATTCCATGGTAAAAGTGAAGAAACGTATTCATTGACACAAATAATGATCTCCACTGTGCATCAACTAATAAAATTTGATAAGGCTTTTGATGTGTTGATAATAGACGAAGTGGATTCATATCCATTAGCGGGGAATGAAATGCTTGAAAAGGCCATTTATAAAGCAAAGAGACCAACAGGTAATTTAGTATTTTTGTCAGCAACACCGCCAAAAAGGTTGATAAAAGATGTTGAAAACAAAAAAATCACTATATCTAAATTGTATCAAAGATTCCATACTTATCCATTACCACAGCCTAAGTGCCACATGTTATTCAAATCTAGTGATTATTTTAGGATAAATCCAAGAATAAAATTAAAAATAAAAAAATTGATAGAAAATAATGAACGGTTTATGTTATTTTTTCCAAAAATTCCAGCGATGTTAAAATTTTCTGAGAGTTTAAAAATCATTTTTCCTGAATTAAGTTTTGTGGACGTTAGTTCAAAGGACGAACAAAGATTGGATAAGGTTTCTCAATTTAGAAAAAAAGAAATTCAAGCTATTTTAACGACTACTATCTTGGAACGTGGAGTAACTTTTAAGAATATTACCGTGATAGTGATCGATGCGGATGCTAAAGAATTTTCTAAAACTGCACTAATTCAAATAGCTGGTAGAGCCGGTCGTGCTAAGGAATCTTATGATGATGAGGTGCATTTCTATTATCAAAGTTACAATCGACAAGTTAAACAGGCTTGTTCTGAAATAAAATATCTGAATCGACAGGCCAGCAAATGAGATGTCTAAATTGTGGTAATAAAAGCATAAACGAGTTGAATTTAAAAATTATTTTTGGGTTTGAAGATTTCGTTCCAGATAATCTATGTGAACTTTGCAGAAGTCAGCTAAATCCACTCAATTATGATGAAGGTTGTATAAGATGTTATAAGAAAAATGATAGTAATATTTGCGAAGATTGCTTGTTGTGGGATAAAAAATATAATATTATCAATTGTCATCAGGCTTTGTTTGAGTATAATCAATTCATACATAGTTATTTTAAAAACTATAAATGGTATGGCGATATTTTATTAGCAGAGTTGTTTTCTAAAGATTTATACAATTGGTCTAAATCTAATAAATTTGATTTAATTACATATATTCCTGCAAGCAACGGACATTTAGAGGCAAGAGGCTTTGATCCTGTATGGGAAATGTATCATAAGGTGTTTGACTTAACGTCAATGCTTGTAAAAATTGATGCAGATAAACCTCAAGCTCAAAAGAACCGCTATGAAAGACTTCAAACGCCGCAAACCTTTTATTTTCATCCTGATAGACTTGATATACCAAGCGATAGTAGTATTTTGATTCTTGACGATGTTTATACTACAGGCCGAACTTTAATGCACGCGAGACAGGCTCTTGAGATAGTTGGTTTCAATAATATTTGTACTTTTTCATTATCTAGGTAGTGAAACCGTTGTCACATTCGCGGAAGAATTATATAATTAGAGAGAAGAGTAGATACACTCTTTAATTTCCTATCGTCGAAAAGGAGAGATTCTTATGTTAACAATTAATGTTCGTGGTGAAAATATCGAGGTAACACAATCGATTCGTGACTATGTTGAAAAAAGATTGTCAAAGATGGAAAAATATTTTAGTGACGGCAGCAATCCAATTGCTCACGTTAATTTGAAGACTTATCCATCAAAAGGTACAAAAGTCGAAGTAACTATTCCACTTCCATACATGACTCTTAGAGCTGAGGAAATAAATGATGACATGTATGCTGGAGTCGACTTAGTAATTGATAAGCTTGAAAGACAAGTTAAGAAGTTTAAGACACGTGTAAATCGTAAGGGACGTGAATCAGGTAGTATTAAGGATATTCCTTTGGATGATGTATCTGCTGAGGACGCAAAAGAAGACGAGACACAAATCGTTAGAACAAAGCGCCTATCATTGAAACCTATGGACGCTGAAGAAGCAGTTCTACAAATGGAAATGCTTGGACATGAATTCTTCATTTTCGAAGATGCCGAAACAAATGGCGCAAGCATCGTATATAAACGTAACGATGGTAAATATGGTTTGATCGAAACAAACGAATAGAAAATATGAGCCAAGACAATTGTCTTGGCTTTTTTTGTTGAACAGAAATTTATTGTGCAAAATACACCAAAAATATACAAATATGGTGTAGTATATTAACTCTGGAAGACTCTATATAATTCTGAGTTTAAAACAATCTAAAAAAATGCTACTATTAAAAGTATGTTTAGTATTTAGGAGAGATTATTACATATGGCAAATCCATTAAGAAAATGGGTCGAAAGCGATAAAAGAGAAGTTAAACGTATGGGCAAAATTGCCGATAAAGTTGAAAGTTATGCTGAAGATTTTAGCAAACTTTCAGATTCACAACTTCAAGCTAAGACTCCTGAATTTAAAGAAAGATTAAAAAAAGGCGAAACTTTAGATGATATTTTACCTGAAGCTTTTGCTACAGCCCGTGAGGGTGCTAAAAGAGTTCTTGGACTCTATCCATTTAGAGTTCAACTAATTGGTGGTATTACACTTCATGAAGGTAATATTGCTGAAATGAAAACTGGTGAAGGTAAGACTTTGACTGCCACATTACCAGTTTATTTGAATGCTCTTGCTGGAAAAGGTGTTCATGTTGTTACCGTTAACGAATATCTATCTTCTCGTGACGCTAAGGAGATGGGTGAGTTATACAACTGGTTAGGACTAACAGTAGGTCTTAACATTAACAGCATGGATTCAGAAGAAAAAAGAGCAGCTTATAACTGTGATATTACTTATTCAACAAATAGTGAACTTGGTTTTGATTATTTGCGTGATAACATGGTCGTTTACAAAGAACAAATGGTTCAACGTCCACTACATTATGCGATTGTCGATGAGGTTGATTCAATTTTGATTGATGAGGCTAGAACACCATTGATTATTTCTGGAGCTGCTGAAAAATCTACAGCCATGTATGTTCGTGCAGATAGATTCTCAAAGACACTTGAAAAAGATGATTATAAGATTGATTGGCCAACAAAGTCGATTAGTTTGACTGAAACGGGTATCAGAAAGTCTGAAGATTACTTCGGACTCGATAACTTATATGATATTGACAATACTGTTTTGAATCATCATTTGGATCAAGCACTTCGTGCAAACTACATCATGACACTTGATATTGATTATGTTGTTCAAGATGGTGAAGTTAAGATCGTTGATCAGTTTACTGGTCGTGTTATGGATGGTCGTCGTTATTCTGATGGATTACATCAAGCTATTGAAGCTAAAGAAGGCGTTGAGATCCAAGACGAAACTAAGACCATGGCTAATATCACTTATCAAAACTTCTTCCGTATGTACGATAAATTGTCTGGTATGACAGGTACAGCTAAGACAGAAGCAGAAGAATTCAGAGAAATTTACAACATGGAAGTTATCTCAATACCTACTAACAAGCCAGTTGTTCGTGATGATAAGGATGATTTATTATATCCAACATTGAAGAGTAAGTTTGCGGCTGTTGTTGAAGATATTAAGAGAAGACATGAAAAGGGACAACCTTTATTGGTTGGTACCGTTGCTGTTGAATCTTCTGAGTACTTATCTAAGTTATTGGATAAGGATGGTATTCCACATGCTGTCTTGAATGCTAAGAACCATGCAAAAGAAGCTGAAATCGTTATGAACGCTGGTCAACGTGGTGCTGTAACTATTGCCACTAATATGGCTGGTCGTGGTACTGATATTAAGCTTGGACCTGGTGTTAAAGAAGTCGGTGGATTGGCTGTTCTTGGTACAGAACGTCATGAGTCACGTCGTATTGATAACCAGCTTCGTGGTAGATCTGGTCGTCAAGGGGACCCTGGTGTGACACAATTCTATATGTCGCTTGAGGATGATTTGATGAAGCGTTTTGGTTCAGAGAGAATCAAGCGTGTTCTTAAGACCTTGAAGATCGAAGACGAAGATGCAGTTATTCAAAG
This region includes:
- the rny gene encoding ribonuclease Y, which encodes MYHAIVTFSFALITLIVGIFFGYAFCKDAYEKKLSQAKQTAEDIVVDAKKSAKSLKKETLLEAKDEIHKYREGQENELKERRQDVQKQENRALERQDILDRKDQSLEKREENIEKNENNITARKRKLDDKDKQLTATLEEQKAELTRVSNLTKEQGRKIILGDLNKELTHERATMINDSNEQARQYSDKEAKALIVAAIQRSAADTVSESTVTTVSLPNEDMKGRIIGREGRNIRTIESLTGIDLIIDDTPEAVALSGYDPIRREIARMALEKLIEDGRIHPARIEEMVDKARKEMDDHIREVGEQTIYSLGISSINPDLIKIIGRMQYRTSYGQNVLSHSIEVAKLSAIMAAELGEDVMLAKRAGLLHDIGKAIDREVDGSHVEIGVDIATKYKEPEVVVNTIASHHGDVEPTSLIATIVAAADAISAARPGARSESMENYIHRLEKLEEIANKHEGVDHCYAIQAGHEIRVMVKPEQISDDQAAILSRDIKNEIEENLEYPGHIKVTVVREVRKVELAK
- a CDS encoding glycosyltransferase family 4 protein codes for the protein MFNVIVYLFLTMILSAIITPFVIKLAYILGAVDNPNARRVNKKPMPTMGGLAIFIAFTFSTFVLLRNQIPSHELFSVFLAECIIILTGIIDDIRELSPKAKMAGIFAAALVIYFLAGIRMNEVVIPIFGTFQLGWWSFPVTIIWILAITNAVNLIDGLDGLATGVSIIALFTMGVVGYFFLNITNVYVSIWIFALVAALLGFLPHNFHPASIFLGDTGALFIGFMMAVFSLKGLKNVTFITMLIPVIIMGVPITDTVYAMLRRFLNKKPITQADKHHLHHRLMQLGLSHRQTVLVIYGLSLIFAFISLLYPLSSLWGSVLLTIGVLLGLELFVESIGLLGDNRQPLLRTIQKFVKRLEKKD
- a CDS encoding YigZ family protein; protein product: MQNYKTIAQTGAFEKDIKKSRFIAHIAQTFSEDEAKQFISKIQKQESGATHNCTAFIVLENVEIERMSDDGEPSGTAGSPILNVLQQNDLKNVTAVVTRYFGGIKLGAGGLIRAYSSTTSDAIKEIGLVENRLQQGYELTIPYHLYDKFENYAKNEQIILENKTFSTDVTCNVYLDLAKHQEIIQDITNQFQNQIVFNEIEQTYKQVSI
- a CDS encoding helicase-related protein, yielding MNNLNEYLGGRIFNTTELNDEQIELLLSIGGKKINAIENNVCQRCLMMVKNNSKLIYCRSCINLGRISERDQLIISPAEALFSDRSPSLQWSGELTIMQKKASEELIMAYNTGVNHLVWAVTGAGKTEMTYPLIERIISDGKRVAFCSPRVDVCIELFPRIQAAFPQVSIGLFHGKSEETYSLTQIMISTVHQLIKFDKAFDVLIIDEVDSYPLAGNEMLEKAIYKAKRPTGNLVFLSATPPKRLIKDVENKKITISKLYQRFHTYPLPQPKCHMLFKSSDYFRINPRIKLKIKKLIENNERFMLFFPKIPAMLKFSESLKIIFPELSFVDVSSKDEQRLDKVSQFRKKEIQAILTTTILERGVTFKNITVIVIDADAKEFSKTALIQIAGRAGRAKESYDDEVHFYYQSYNRQVKQACSEIKYLNRQASK
- a CDS encoding ComF family protein, whose protein sequence is MNLKIIFGFEDFVPDNLCELCRSQLNPLNYDEGCIRCYKKNDSNICEDCLLWDKKYNIINCHQALFEYNQFIHSYFKNYKWYGDILLAELFSKDLYNWSKSNKFDLITYIPASNGHLEARGFDPVWEMYHKVFDLTSMLVKIDADKPQAQKNRYERLQTPQTFYFHPDRLDIPSDSSILILDDVYTTGRTLMHARQALEIVGFNNICTFSLSR
- the hpf gene encoding ribosome hibernation-promoting factor, HPF/YfiA family: MLTINVRGENIEVTQSIRDYVEKRLSKMEKYFSDGSNPIAHVNLKTYPSKGTKVEVTIPLPYMTLRAEEINDDMYAGVDLVIDKLERQVKKFKTRVNRKGRESGSIKDIPLDDVSAEDAKEDETQIVRTKRLSLKPMDAEEAVLQMEMLGHEFFIFEDAETNGASIVYKRNDGKYGLIETNE
- the secA gene encoding preprotein translocase subunit SecA, translated to MANPLRKWVESDKREVKRMGKIADKVESYAEDFSKLSDSQLQAKTPEFKERLKKGETLDDILPEAFATAREGAKRVLGLYPFRVQLIGGITLHEGNIAEMKTGEGKTLTATLPVYLNALAGKGVHVVTVNEYLSSRDAKEMGELYNWLGLTVGLNINSMDSEEKRAAYNCDITYSTNSELGFDYLRDNMVVYKEQMVQRPLHYAIVDEVDSILIDEARTPLIISGAAEKSTAMYVRADRFSKTLEKDDYKIDWPTKSISLTETGIRKSEDYFGLDNLYDIDNTVLNHHLDQALRANYIMTLDIDYVVQDGEVKIVDQFTGRVMDGRRYSDGLHQAIEAKEGVEIQDETKTMANITYQNFFRMYDKLSGMTGTAKTEAEEFREIYNMEVISIPTNKPVVRDDKDDLLYPTLKSKFAAVVEDIKRRHEKGQPLLVGTVAVESSEYLSKLLDKDGIPHAVLNAKNHAKEAEIVMNAGQRGAVTIATNMAGRGTDIKLGPGVKEVGGLAVLGTERHESRRIDNQLRGRSGRQGDPGVTQFYMSLEDDLMKRFGSERIKRVLKTLKIEDEDAVIQSKMMTRQVESAQKRVEGNNYDTRKNTLQYDDVMREQREVIYKERMEVITEEKDLDRVLLPMIERTIKATVDVHTQGKEEDWDLAAIADFATSALVSDKNFSVVDLQLKTSEEIVKYLMDFVNKNYEDKKKQLGDPSQMLEFEKVVILRVVDEHWTDHIDAMDQLRQSIGLRGYGQLNPLVEYQEEGYRMFEEMVSDIEYDVTRLFMKAEIRQNMER